One Williamsia phyllosphaerae genomic window, CCTCGTCGCGGATGTCGTGGGGATCGGTCCCGTCGGCCCCGTCTCGGAGGAACTCCGGCAACTCCGAACGGTCGACCGGACCGTCGCCCAGCGTCAGCAGCCGGCGGGCCTCGTCGTTGACCACCACCGCGACCCCGTCGTCGACGACGATGAGCCCCTCGGAGATCGCGTGCAAGACGGCGTCGTGGTGCTCGTACATGACGCGCAGTTCCGAGGGCGCCAGTCCGTGTGTCTGCCGCAGCAGGCGCCGACGGACCAGCAGCGTCCCGCCCATCGACAACGCCAGCGCGATCACCGTCACGATGACGATGATCGGGATCTGTCCACGCCACCGGTCGGCCAGCGTGGCGACGGTGATGCCCGCCGAGACCAGACCGATGATCCGACCGGAGCCGTCACGCACCGGCGAGACCGCGCGGATCGACGGCCCCAGGGTGCCGGTGTAGGTCTCGGTGAACGTGCGCCCGGCGAGCGCGGGCGCGATGGTCCCGACGAACGGCTGCCCGATCAACGCCGGGTTCGTGTGGGTGAACCGCGTCCGATCGGGCGCCATGATCGTGATGAAGCCCAGGTCGGTGTCCGACCGCACCCGCTCGGTCACCGGTTGCAGGCGGGCGGGAGCGGTCCCCGATTCGATCGCGGCGACCGTCGACGGCGAGTCGGCCAGGGCCACCGCGATCGCGACCACGCGGTCGCGCGCGGCCTGATCGCCGTCGCGGCGTGCGTCGTAGGCGGCCAGCGACGCCGCGACCGCGATGACGACGACGATCGCCACCGCCTGTATCGCGAACGCCTGACCTGCGAGGGTGCGCGGAAACCACCGGGCCATCGGGACCTCCTCCGCGCGGGACGACGAGAAAAATGTGAACGTAATGAACGCAACCGTGACGCCAATCACAGTGTCAGGTCATGATCTCCACCAGACACATCGGGCACGCATCGACGCGGCCCGGAAGATATCTGGAGGACTCATGACCGCCACCGACGATCGACCCCCGACATCAGACGACCGCGTCCCCGACACCGCGGAACAGCCGAAGAAGGACCGCACGCACTACCTCTACATCGCGGTCATCGTCGCGGTCGTCGCCGGAGTCGCGGTGGGCATCCTCGCCCCCGGCTTCGGCAAGGAGCTCGGCGTCCTCGGCACGATGTTCATCTCACTGATCAAGATGATGATCTCGCCGATCATCTTCTGCACGATCGTGCTGGGCATCGGTTCGGTCCGCAAGGCCGCCACGGTCGGCAAGGTCGGCGGCCTGGCCTTCACCTACTTCCTCGGCATGTCGACGGCGGCGCTCGGCATCGGCCTGGTCGTCGGCAACCTGATCCAGCCCGGTGACGGCCTGAACATCACCGAGTCGATCGCGGGCAAGGGCTCCGAGCTCGCGGAGACGAGCAAGGAGGCCGGCGGCACGCTGGACTTCATCCAGAGCATCATCCCGGAGACGCTGGTCTCGTCGTTGACCGTCGGCAGCGTCCTGCAGACCCTGTTCGTCGCTCTGCTCGTCGGCTTCGCCATCCAGGCGCTCGGCACCCAGGGCGAGCCGGTCCTGCGCGGTGTCGCGAGCATCCAGAAGGTCATCTTCAAGGTCCTGTCGATGGTCCTGTGGCTCGCCCCGATCGGCGCGTTCGGCGCGATCGCAAACGTCGTCGGACAGACCGGCTGGAGCGCGGTCACCCACCTGCTCATGCTGATGGGCGCGTTCTACCTCACCTGCCTGGTGTTCGTGTTCGGCATCCTCGGCACCCTCCTGCGCTTCACCGCAGGCGTCTCGATCTTCAAGCTCGTCCGCTACCTGGCGCGGGAGTACCTGCTGATCGTCGCCACCTCCTCGTCGGAGTCGGCCCTGCCGCGTCTCATCGCCAAGATGGAACACCTCGGGGTGGAGAAGTCGACCGTCGGCGTCGTGGTCCCCACCGGGTACTCGTTCAACCTCGACGGCACCGCGATCTACCTGACGATGGCGTCGCTGTTCGTCGCCGAGGCCATGGGCAAGCCGCTCAGCCTGGGCGAGCAGATCAGCCTGCTGGTGTTCATGATCATCGCGTCGAAGGGCGCGGCGGGCGTCTCCGGCGCCGGGCTCGCCACCCTCGCCGGCGGACTCCAGTCGCATCGCCCCGAGCTGCTCGACGGACTCGGACTGATCGTCGGCATCGACCGGTTCATGTCGGAGGCCCGCGCGGTC contains:
- a CDS encoding sensor histidine kinase, giving the protein MARWFPRTLAGQAFAIQAVAIVVVIAVAASLAAYDARRDGDQAARDRVVAIAVALADSPSTVAAIESGTAPARLQPVTERVRSDTDLGFITIMAPDRTRFTHTNPALIGQPFVGTIAPALAGRTFTETYTGTLGPSIRAVSPVRDGSGRIIGLVSAGITVATLADRWRGQIPIIVIVTVIALALSMGGTLLVRRRLLRQTHGLAPSELRVMYEHHDAVLHAISEGLIVVDDGVAVVVNDEARRLLTLGDGPVDRSELPEFLRDGADGTDPHDIRDEVHVTGDRVLVVNRTAIDGPRGSRSAVVTLRDRTELQGALGELDSMRVFAESLRSQAHESANRLHTVVGLVEMGRPQDAVAFATTELELSQHLVDRLTAAVGEPALVALLLGKSAQANERGVELTVTEDTQLGADDDAILSSAELITVTGNLIDNALDACDRSDPWVEVTVSQDDAGLTIRVADSGPGMDPEEFARARRRGYSTKPVADVATSGGRGLGLALVSQVVDRHGGTITAEITYGSVVAVTVPRPGSGGTRT
- a CDS encoding cation:dicarboxylate symporter family transporter, with the translated sequence MTATDDRPPTSDDRVPDTAEQPKKDRTHYLYIAVIVAVVAGVAVGILAPGFGKELGVLGTMFISLIKMMISPIIFCTIVLGIGSVRKAATVGKVGGLAFTYFLGMSTAALGIGLVVGNLIQPGDGLNITESIAGKGSELAETSKEAGGTLDFIQSIIPETLVSSLTVGSVLQTLFVALLVGFAIQALGTQGEPVLRGVASIQKVIFKVLSMVLWLAPIGAFGAIANVVGQTGWSAVTHLLMLMGAFYLTCLVFVFGILGTLLRFTAGVSIFKLVRYLAREYLLIVATSSSESALPRLIAKMEHLGVEKSTVGVVVPTGYSFNLDGTAIYLTMASLFVAEAMGKPLSLGEQISLLVFMIIASKGAAGVSGAGLATLAGGLQSHRPELLDGLGLIVGIDRFMSEARAVTNFSGNAVATLLVGTWTKTVDAEKVKAVLAGDDPFDEVNMIDPHEFDKTPAVSTTKATA